A genomic stretch from Chitinophaga agri includes:
- a CDS encoding glycoside hydrolase family 43 protein, translating into MKQLTVYITALLLFACRSSKEVYMFSSFREPGRDGLHFLYSYDGYKWDSLPGSFLHPQTGKDRIMRDPSIVKGPDGTFHLVWTTSWKGDKGFGYSASRDLRHWTPQQFIPVMEHEPTTVNVWAPELFYDDVENQFIIIWASCIPGRFEKGIEAEDNNHRMYYTTTKDFRTFSPTKLFLDPGFSVIDAVIVKTGQQQYTLVLKDNTRNERNLKVAFANKPLGPYNEASAPFTGKLTEGPSVVKAGRDWLIYFDDYGNKRYGAVTTTDFQKFKDSNDKIIVPAGHKHGTVFKVRRKILGKIK; encoded by the coding sequence ATGAAACAACTCACTGTATATATAACGGCTCTTTTACTCTTCGCCTGCCGTAGCAGCAAAGAGGTATATATGTTCTCCTCTTTCCGTGAACCGGGCAGGGATGGGCTACATTTTCTATATAGCTATGATGGCTATAAATGGGATAGCCTGCCCGGCAGCTTCCTCCATCCGCAGACGGGAAAGGACAGGATCATGCGTGATCCCAGTATTGTCAAAGGTCCCGATGGTACTTTTCACCTGGTATGGACGACCAGCTGGAAAGGTGATAAGGGCTTTGGTTATAGCGCCTCCAGAGACTTACGCCACTGGACACCGCAGCAGTTTATACCAGTGATGGAACATGAACCCACCACCGTGAATGTATGGGCGCCGGAATTGTTTTATGACGATGTGGAAAACCAGTTCATCATTATCTGGGCATCGTGCATCCCGGGACGATTTGAGAAGGGAATTGAGGCGGAGGATAATAATCACCGGATGTATTACACCACTACAAAAGATTTCAGGACATTCTCGCCCACAAAACTGTTCCTTGATCCGGGCTTCAGTGTTATTGATGCGGTGATCGTAAAAACCGGTCAGCAGCAATACACCCTTGTACTGAAAGATAATACGCGTAATGAAAGAAACCTGAAAGTGGCATTTGCAAACAAGCCACTTGGACCATATAATGAGGCATCCGCTCCTTTTACAGGTAAGCTGACGGAAGGGCCTTCTGTAGTTAAAGCAGGCCGGGACTGGCTCATCTATTTTGATGACTATGGAAATAAACGGTATGGTGCTGTTACAACTACAGATTTCCAGAAGTTCAAAGACAGTAATGATAAGATAATAGTGCCTGCCGGGCATAAACATGGGACTGTGTTTAAAGTCCGCCGTAAAATATTGGGTAAGATCAAATGA
- a CDS encoding exo-alpha-sialidase, producing MRITATICFLLASLTVTAQESIRYTGNTLVNVDYHHGQLRPVMGVHNIQIMRANREHPEQGDGMGWTYNHAPMLAYWNNRFYVEYLSDKVGESIPPGQTLLLSSDDGYQWEMPVLLFPPYKIPDGTTKEGHPGVAKDLMAVMHQRMGFYVSKSNKLLAVGYYGICLDAKDDPNDGNGIGRVVREILPDGKFGPVYFVRYNKQWNAGNTIYPFYTTSKDKAFVAACNELLATPLMMQQWNEEADRDDPLIPLQKQYKAFCYYHLPDGRVVGLWKNALTAMSKDEGRTWSTVARAPGFVNSNAKIWGQRTADGRFATVYNPSEYRWPLALSVSEDGIDYKNLLLVNGEITPMRYGGNYKSYGPQYVRGIEEGNGIPADSNLWVTYSMNKEDIWISKIPVPVTDKAPAHVNEVFPDLPATTALDKWNTYSPRWAKVSLGTTASKEQHLILEDKDPFDYAKAERLFPAAQQLDVAFTVTPAQNDHGCLQIELQDGKGIPGIRLVFDADSIFKAKAGARFKHFMKYIPDSVYNVRLSINTTNRFYTINVNGKDVLTSLLFTPVDKMERIVFRTGGPRHFPDADTPADQVYDLPKAGEQEVQTARFYIRSLKTSQR from the coding sequence ATGAGGATCACTGCAACGATATGTTTTTTGCTGGCATCATTGACAGTAACCGCACAGGAAAGCATTCGCTATACCGGTAATACACTGGTGAATGTAGATTATCATCATGGTCAGCTAAGACCGGTAATGGGAGTGCATAATATTCAGATCATGCGTGCCAACAGGGAGCACCCTGAACAGGGCGACGGTATGGGATGGACCTATAACCACGCGCCGATGCTGGCTTACTGGAACAACCGCTTCTATGTAGAATACCTGAGTGATAAAGTGGGAGAGAGTATTCCTCCGGGACAAACACTACTGTTGTCTTCGGATGATGGGTATCAATGGGAGATGCCTGTTTTGCTATTCCCGCCGTATAAGATACCTGATGGCACAACCAAGGAAGGGCATCCCGGTGTAGCAAAAGACCTGATGGCGGTTATGCACCAGCGCATGGGCTTCTACGTATCAAAAAGTAATAAGCTCCTGGCTGTAGGATACTATGGCATCTGTCTGGATGCAAAGGATGATCCAAATGATGGTAACGGTATTGGGCGCGTGGTAAGAGAAATATTGCCCGATGGAAAGTTTGGTCCTGTTTATTTTGTCAGATATAATAAGCAGTGGAATGCCGGTAACACTATTTATCCCTTTTACACTACCAGCAAAGACAAGGCATTTGTAGCCGCGTGTAATGAGCTACTGGCCACTCCACTGATGATGCAGCAATGGAATGAAGAGGCCGACAGAGATGATCCATTGATACCGTTGCAGAAACAATACAAGGCATTCTGTTATTATCATTTGCCGGATGGTAGGGTAGTAGGTCTGTGGAAAAATGCACTCACTGCTATGAGTAAAGATGAAGGGCGCACCTGGAGTACTGTGGCAAGAGCCCCTGGTTTTGTAAATTCGAATGCAAAAATATGGGGACAACGTACAGCTGATGGCCGCTTTGCTACTGTCTATAATCCCTCTGAATATCGATGGCCATTAGCACTATCAGTCAGTGAAGACGGTATTGATTATAAAAACCTGTTGCTCGTTAATGGAGAGATCACACCGATGCGTTATGGGGGAAACTACAAGTCTTATGGTCCGCAATATGTAAGAGGTATTGAAGAAGGTAATGGCATACCGGCAGATAGTAATCTGTGGGTTACCTACAGTATGAATAAGGAAGACATCTGGATCTCAAAGATACCGGTACCCGTGACAGACAAAGCGCCTGCTCACGTCAATGAAGTATTTCCCGACCTTCCTGCCACTACCGCATTAGATAAGTGGAATACCTACAGTCCCCGTTGGGCGAAAGTGTCACTGGGTACGACTGCAAGCAAAGAACAACACCTGATACTGGAAGATAAAGATCCGTTTGACTATGCGAAAGCAGAACGTTTATTCCCGGCTGCACAGCAACTGGATGTGGCATTCACGGTGACGCCTGCACAGAATGACCATGGTTGTTTACAAATAGAACTGCAGGATGGTAAAGGCATTCCTGGTATCAGACTGGTATTTGATGCGGACAGTATTTTTAAGGCAAAAGCAGGTGCGCGTTTTAAGCACTTCATGAAATACATACCAGACAGTGTTTATAACGTGCGTCTTAGTATTAATACGACCAACCGTTTCTATACAATTAATGTCAATGGTAAAGATGTGCTGACAAGCCTGTTGTTCACGCCTGTAGATAAAATGGAAAGGATCGTTTTCCGTACCGGTGGTCCAAGGCATTTCCCGGATGCAGATACGCCGGCCGATCAGGTGTATGACCTGCCAAAAGCAGGCGAACAGGAAGTACAGACTGCGAGGTTTTATATCAGGTCTCTCAAAACATCCCAACGATAA